From a region of the Halomonas sp. HL-93 genome:
- a CDS encoding glycosyltransferase, giving the protein MDLPFVEAVEQGAFAPNQTIPSPSQKPLQVLYAGNLGVGQAIEDIVPSLAQRLGARVRFRIIGGGAGADALRERVAAMGLDNVVVEPLVSREALIGAYQAADVLFLHLNTLPSLNSVLPSKLFEYAATGKPIWAGLPGYSARFVQREIKNAVVFEPGSVESAVKALESLTIEITPRPRFVAQWRRDKIMDAMVNEMKILVNHEA; this is encoded by the coding sequence ATTGATCTGCCGTTTGTCGAAGCAGTAGAGCAGGGCGCGTTTGCCCCAAACCAAACGATTCCTTCACCCTCACAAAAGCCGCTGCAGGTACTGTATGCTGGTAACTTGGGTGTTGGTCAAGCCATTGAAGATATTGTGCCATCGTTGGCCCAACGCTTGGGCGCCCGGGTCAGGTTCCGCATTATCGGCGGCGGTGCGGGGGCAGATGCACTGCGCGAGCGGGTTGCGGCAATGGGGCTTGATAACGTAGTTGTGGAGCCGCTAGTTTCCCGCGAGGCGTTAATTGGCGCTTATCAAGCAGCCGATGTGCTTTTTCTGCATTTGAATACGCTACCTTCTTTGAATAGCGTGCTGCCATCTAAACTGTTCGAATATGCGGCTACGGGTAAACCGATATGGGCGGGTTTGCCGGGGTATTCTGCGCGCTTTGTACAGCGTGAAATCAAGAATGCGGTGGTGTTTGAGCCTGGCTCGGTGGAGAGTGCCGTTAAGGCGTTAGAGTCATTAACAATAGAGATTACACCTCGCCCGCGGTTTGTCGCCCAATGGCGCAGGGATAAGATTATGGATGCCATGGTGAATGAGATGAAGATTTTGGTGAATCATGAAGCGTGA
- a CDS encoding O-antigen ligase family protein — protein sequence MSVNHSPRLNSLPVSSPLSLYTSLAVFLLCAIALIAPTGYSLGALMLFLGSGVLLVKRPSLGLSRQDVLVMIAMAAFALVGVLEAWWDGQGSSGADKPIRFWLAIPALLLVIAYPPRLAWLWSGIALGALGAGSWAIWQKFGMGVVRATGHTHTIQFGNLSMLLGVLCLAALGWAFTQPHRRRWVAFFIVCALFGVLGSLFSGSRGGWVGIPFVLLVLFRAYGPLMSKPLVAAMAMVVIVGGVGVYAVPQIGVQARVHEAVEQVQNYVAGDRSHTSVGARFEMWRGAGHLIAEKPVVGWGSNGYREAMRQLGDEGIINKKTAYRYGHAHNEFIDSFAKRGLIGLAVLLAVYLIPMRFFIQQLGAKDLSLRAIATGGTLLSVTYIDFGLTQSFLAHNSGVMMFAFLLAVLWGVYSRQRKEQTRAL from the coding sequence ATGTCCGTGAACCACTCCCCCCGTTTGAATTCCCTCCCTGTTTCTTCTCCGCTTTCGCTGTACACGTCACTGGCTGTTTTTCTGCTTTGCGCTATCGCGTTAATTGCGCCTACCGGTTATTCGCTGGGCGCGTTAATGCTGTTTCTGGGTAGCGGTGTGTTGCTGGTTAAACGCCCGTCGCTGGGGCTTTCTCGCCAGGATGTGTTGGTGATGATCGCGATGGCGGCGTTTGCGCTGGTGGGCGTGCTGGAGGCCTGGTGGGATGGCCAGGGCAGCAGTGGGGCGGATAAGCCGATACGCTTTTGGTTGGCGATTCCCGCGTTGCTGTTAGTGATCGCTTACCCTCCGCGTTTGGCCTGGTTATGGAGCGGTATTGCCTTGGGGGCCTTGGGTGCCGGTAGTTGGGCGATATGGCAGAAGTTCGGTATGGGCGTGGTTCGCGCAACGGGGCATACGCATACCATCCAGTTTGGCAACCTGAGCATGCTGCTGGGTGTGCTTTGCCTGGCGGCGTTGGGGTGGGCATTCACGCAGCCGCATCGGCGCAGGTGGGTAGCGTTTTTTATCGTGTGTGCGCTGTTCGGGGTGCTCGGGTCGCTATTTTCCGGTAGCCGGGGTGGCTGGGTAGGCATTCCATTCGTGCTGCTGGTGTTATTTCGTGCTTATGGCCCTTTGATGTCCAAACCGCTGGTCGCGGCGATGGCCATGGTGGTGATTGTCGGGGGTGTGGGTGTCTATGCCGTGCCGCAAATTGGCGTGCAGGCGAGGGTCCATGAGGCCGTCGAGCAGGTGCAGAACTACGTAGCGGGCGATAGAAGCCATACATCCGTCGGTGCGCGGTTTGAGATGTGGCGCGGCGCAGGGCATTTGATTGCTGAAAAGCCAGTCGTAGGCTGGGGAAGTAACGGCTACCGCGAGGCGATGCGCCAGTTGGGTGATGAGGGGATCATTAATAAAAAAACAGCCTACCGCTATGGCCATGCGCACAATGAATTTATCGACAGCTTTGCCAAGCGTGGGTTGATTGGTTTGGCGGTGCTGCTGGCTGTTTACCTGATCCCCATGCGTTTTTTTATCCAGCAGCTGGGCGCGAAAGATTTATCGCTACGCGCTATAGCCACTGGCGGAACGTTACTCTCCGTTACCTATATTGATTTCGGCCTGACCCAGAGCTTTTTAGCCCATAACAGTGGGGTGATGATGTTCGCGTTTTTGCTGGCGGTGTTGTGGGGGGTGTATAGCCGTCAGAGGAAGGAGCAGACGAGGGCCCTATAG
- a CDS encoding autotransporter outer membrane beta-barrel domain-containing protein encodes MQIFFSRFRPTLLASACAAAAFSAHADELTEFTLEDDHTFEGSMSLNWFNFNSSNMGEGDIGSGDNSFNFIAQELDVQATGSYLMGQSEAPVDTVMLVYRGIFDPEQPGTGYITGNDDYGTLIDNASIEVDLEELGLVPVSCSDAEPNPDFCPGLSVELDDGERYTVVISTYSQDDPLGYPQSFFVYGPGFVVVVGEDGNLEVIVDDEDPVVDNAVFEVPVEGSRNQPSGAYFDRVVRDLGLNDPNSPVLNALATQASLNETQRARFVESMSSNVSRNGVRDASLSANRSTLNTLNKRFASTGMGGQMGANLNLTNTLASQTAHQQMEGWQALGGHQDDASVLRYGDHESVDGLIGVASKLSHQGESSPGQFSSWAEGYVSRGSGSDYDFRQYGMLLGMDRWLSDEWLAGLFLGVGQGRVNGDDAAQASTDIDSTSVGAYTAWRRDAVILDATLLAGFADNEHRREIAGVTTGIVEGDNRSENVTLALGASYVIEMDANWELVPNAQLMHSWLHQTAYSEQGDSALAMEYGSQRQDVWNTSVGVDSGLLMRRTDDTAVHLTAGLAWGMRSQSGGAVQTALGGNTGNDGFVISPDNRTVHSADVSTGLSWEREISGNSSLAISGEYEGSFSGHETEHGARLAAAYRW; translated from the coding sequence ATGCAAATATTCTTCTCTCGATTCCGCCCGACCCTCCTGGCTTCCGCCTGTGCCGCCGCGGCCTTTAGCGCCCATGCCGATGAATTGACCGAGTTTACGCTGGAAGACGACCACACCTTTGAAGGCTCCATGTCACTTAACTGGTTTAATTTTAATTCATCAAATATGGGGGAGGGCGACATTGGCTCAGGAGACAATAGCTTTAATTTTATTGCTCAGGAGTTGGATGTTCAGGCCACGGGTAGCTATTTGATGGGCCAAAGTGAGGCACCGGTCGATACCGTGATGCTGGTGTACCGGGGCATTTTTGACCCCGAGCAGCCAGGCACCGGGTACATTACGGGTAATGATGACTATGGCACATTAATCGATAATGCATCTATTGAGGTTGATTTAGAAGAGCTCGGCCTTGTGCCAGTCAGTTGCTCTGATGCGGAGCCAAATCCAGATTTTTGCCCGGGATTGAGCGTGGAACTGGACGATGGCGAACGCTACACGGTTGTGATTTCCACTTACAGCCAAGATGATCCGCTTGGCTACCCGCAATCTTTCTTCGTATATGGCCCTGGTTTTGTGGTGGTGGTTGGTGAAGATGGCAACCTTGAGGTCATCGTAGACGATGAAGACCCCGTGGTAGACAATGCCGTCTTCGAAGTACCCGTTGAGGGCAGCCGTAACCAGCCTTCTGGTGCTTACTTCGACCGCGTCGTCCGTGATCTGGGCTTGAACGACCCCAATAGCCCGGTGCTGAATGCGCTGGCGACACAAGCAAGTCTAAATGAAACACAGCGCGCTCGTTTCGTGGAAAGCATGAGCTCTAACGTTTCGCGGAATGGCGTGCGCGATGCCAGCCTGAGTGCCAACCGCAGCACACTCAACACCTTAAATAAGCGCTTCGCCAGTACCGGCATGGGCGGGCAGATGGGGGCCAACCTGAACCTTACTAATACTCTCGCGAGCCAAACCGCTCATCAACAGATGGAAGGTTGGCAAGCGTTGGGCGGTCATCAGGACGATGCCAGCGTTCTGCGCTATGGAGACCATGAGTCTGTTGATGGTTTAATCGGTGTGGCCTCGAAGCTATCACATCAAGGCGAAAGTTCGCCTGGCCAGTTCAGCAGTTGGGCGGAAGGTTATGTGAGCAGAGGTAGCGGCAGTGATTATGACTTCCGTCAGTATGGCATGTTGCTGGGTATGGACCGTTGGCTGAGTGATGAGTGGCTGGCAGGGTTGTTCCTGGGCGTGGGCCAGGGCCGGGTAAATGGCGATGATGCCGCCCAGGCAAGCACGGATATCGATAGCACAAGCGTCGGTGCCTATACCGCTTGGCGACGCGACGCGGTGATTCTGGATGCCACCTTGTTAGCGGGGTTTGCCGATAACGAGCATCGCCGTGAGATTGCCGGTGTCACCACTGGCATAGTGGAAGGCGACAACCGTAGCGAAAATGTGACACTCGCCCTGGGGGCCAGTTACGTTATCGAAATGGACGCTAACTGGGAACTGGTGCCCAACGCGCAACTGATGCATAGCTGGCTACATCAAACTGCTTATTCAGAGCAGGGTGATTCTGCGCTGGCCATGGAATACGGCTCGCAACGGCAAGATGTCTGGAATACCAGCGTAGGTGTAGACAGCGGCCTTTTGATGCGTCGTACGGACGATACCGCTGTGCATTTGACGGCGGGGTTGGCCTGGGGCATGCGCTCTCAGTCTGGCGGGGCCGTGCAAACGGCGCTTGGCGGCAACACAGGCAATGATGGTTTTGTCATTTCTCCAGACAACCGCACGGTACATAGCGCCGACGTTTCTACAGGGCTCAGTTGGGAACGTGAGATATCTGGCAACAGCAGCTTGGCCATTAGCGGTGAGTATGAAGGCTCGTTCTCCGGCCATGAAACCGAACACGGCGCTCGGTTAGCCGCCGCGTATCGCTGGTAA
- a CDS encoding exopolysaccharide biosynthesis polyprenyl glycosylphosphotransferase — protein sequence MKREYQRRHSRWYELLLFSLTFHLVVGMSLALLLPGLERWGWGFWEYLPDVRRNTLVAIGLAFIASALTLRRMSRFPRAQLGANIMPTVSVAFLVVVAILFFTREGYTRQVMLSGYLVSLAWFYVGYFLGRRFRNLKFAVVPFGDTHRLRGNTKVDLRLLDSPSLTGLRVDGVMADLRAQDLPPEWQKFLATCTLCHIPVYHSRQISETISGRVQIDRLSENEFGSLLPPLFYVGFKRVMDFIIAVLLLPVLLPVLLVIALLIKRDSPGPVFFMQPRVGYRGRPFNMFKFRSMYHDMSGEDFTISGDDPRITPLGRVLRRYRLDELPQLFNVLKGEMSFIGPRPESASLSEWYEEDVPFFSYRHVVRPGITGWAQVEQGYAAEVNGMTRKLQYDFYYIKHFSLWLDVLIILKTVRILFTGFGAR from the coding sequence ATGAAGCGTGAATATCAACGTCGCCATTCACGTTGGTATGAGCTACTGCTGTTTAGTTTGACGTTCCACCTGGTGGTGGGGATGTCATTAGCGCTGTTATTACCAGGTTTGGAGCGCTGGGGCTGGGGGTTTTGGGAGTATTTGCCTGATGTACGTCGTAATACGCTAGTGGCTATCGGGCTTGCGTTTATTGCATCAGCATTAACCTTGCGGCGTATGTCACGCTTTCCCAGGGCCCAGTTGGGCGCCAACATCATGCCTACGGTTTCAGTCGCGTTTTTAGTGGTGGTGGCTATTTTGTTTTTTACCCGCGAGGGGTACACCCGTCAGGTAATGCTGAGCGGCTATTTAGTTAGCTTGGCATGGTTTTATGTCGGTTATTTTTTAGGTCGACGCTTTCGTAATTTAAAGTTTGCCGTGGTCCCGTTTGGAGATACTCATCGCTTGCGCGGTAACACCAAGGTGGATCTTCGCTTGCTGGATTCCCCCAGTCTGACAGGGCTGCGGGTGGATGGTGTGATGGCAGATTTGCGCGCTCAGGATTTGCCGCCGGAATGGCAGAAGTTTCTGGCTACCTGCACGTTATGCCATATACCCGTTTACCACTCCCGGCAGATATCAGAGACCATCTCGGGCCGAGTGCAGATCGACCGTCTCTCGGAAAATGAGTTCGGTAGCCTGCTGCCACCGCTATTTTATGTGGGCTTCAAACGGGTGATGGATTTTATTATTGCCGTGCTATTGCTCCCTGTATTGCTGCCCGTGCTGCTGGTGATTGCTTTGTTAATTAAGCGCGATAGCCCAGGGCCGGTGTTTTTTATGCAGCCACGGGTGGGCTACCGCGGCCGCCCATTCAACATGTTCAAGTTCCGCAGCATGTACCACGATATGAGTGGTGAAGATTTCACCATTTCGGGAGACGATCCGCGTATTACCCCCTTGGGGCGTGTGCTGCGGCGTTACCGGCTGGATGAACTGCCCCAACTGTTTAACGTGCTGAAAGGCGAGATGAGCTTTATCGGCCCACGGCCGGAGTCGGCCTCGCTTTCCGAGTGGTACGAAGAGGATGTGCCGTTTTTCAGTTACCGCCATGTGGTAAGGCCGGGCATCACTGGCTGGGCGCAGGTAGAGCAGGGCTACGCGGCGGAAGTGAACGGCATGACGCGCAAGCTGCAATACGATTTTTATTACATCAAGCATTTTTCGTTGTGGTTGGATGTGTTGATCATTCTTAAAACCGTACGGATTTTGTTTACCGGCTTTGGGGCGCGTTAG
- a CDS encoding O-antigen ligase family protein has translation MSVNHSPRLNSLPVSSPLSLYTSLAVFLLCAIALIAPTGYSLGALMLFLGSGVLLVKRPSLGLSRQNVLVMIAMAAFALVGVLEAWWDGQGSSGADKPIRFWLAIPALLLVIAYPPRLAWLWSGIALGALGAGSWAIWQKFGMGVVRATGHTHTIQFGNLSMLLGVLCLAALGWAFTQPHRRRWVAFFIVCALFGVLGSLFSGSRGGWVGIPFVLLVLFRAYGPLMSKPLVAAMAMVVIVGGVGVYAVPQIGVQARVHEAVEQVQNYVAGDRSHTSVGARFEMWRGAGHLIAEKPVVGWGSNGYREAMRQLGDEGIINKKTAYRYGHAHNEFIDSFAKRGLIGLAVLLAVYLIPMRFFIQQLGAKDLSLRAIATGGTLLSVTYIDFGLTQSFLAHNSGVMMFAFLLAVLWGVYSRQRKEQPHAM, from the coding sequence ATGTCCGTGAACCACTCCCCCCGTTTGAATTCCCTCCCTGTTTCTTCTCCGCTTTCGCTGTACACGTCACTGGCTGTTTTTCTGCTTTGCGCTATCGCGTTAATTGCGCCTACCGGTTATTCGCTGGGCGCGTTAATGCTGTTTCTGGGTAGCGGTGTGTTGCTGGTTAAACGCCCGTCGCTGGGGCTTTCTCGCCAGAATGTGTTGGTGATGATCGCGATGGCGGCGTTTGCGCTGGTGGGCGTGCTGGAGGCCTGGTGGGATGGCCAGGGCAGCAGTGGGGCGGATAAGCCGATACGCTTTTGGCTGGCGATTCCCGCGTTGCTGTTAGTGATCGCTTACCCTCCGCGTTTGGCCTGGTTATGGAGCGGTATTGCCTTGGGGGCCTTGGGTGCCGGTAGTTGGGCGATATGGCAGAAGTTCGGTATGGGCGTGGTTCGCGCAACGGGGCATACGCATACCATCCAGTTTGGCAACCTGAGCATGCTGCTGGGTGTGCTTTGCCTGGCGGCGTTGGGGTGGGCATTCACGCAGCCGCATCGGCGCAGGTGGGTAGCGTTTTTTATCGTGTGTGCGCTGTTCGGGGTGCTCGGGTCGCTATTTTCCGGTAGCCGGGGTGGCTGGGTAGGCATTCCATTCGTGCTGCTGGTGTTATTTCGTGCTTATGGCCCTTTGATGTCCAAACCGCTGGTCGCGGCGATGGCCATGGTGGTGATTGTCGGGGGTGTGGGTGTCTATGCCGTGCCGCAAATTGGCGTGCAGGCGAGGGTCCATGAGGCCGTCGAGCAGGTGCAGAACTACGTAGCGGGCGATAGAAGCCATACATCCGTCGGTGCGCGGTTTGAGATGTGGCGCGGCGCAGGGCATTTGATTGCTGAAAAGCCAGTCGTAGGCTGGGGAAGTAACGGCTACCGCGAGGCGATGCGCCAGTTGGGTGATGAGGGGATCATTAATAAAAAAACAGCCTACCGCTATGGCCATGCGCACAATGAATTTATCGACAGCTTTGCCAAGCGTGGGTTGATTGGTTTGGCGGTGCTGCTGGCTGTTTACCTGATCCCCATGCGTTTTTTTATCCAGCAGCTGGGCGCGAAAGATTTATCGCTACGCGCTATAGCCACTGGCGGAACGTTACTCTCCGTTACCTATATTGATTTCGGCCTGACCCAGAGCTTTTTAGCCCATAACAGTGGGGTGATGATGTTCGCGTTTTTGCTGGCGGTGTTGTGGGGTGTGTATAGCCGCCAGAGAAAGGAGCAGCCCCATGCCATGTAA